GCATGGCCTGCCAGTTCAATACCGGCGAAGTGGCGGCAGATGAAGATGTGCCTGCTTATATCCAGGATGCCCTTGACCTGATCGAATTTGCCAATGCCGGCACCGATACAAAGTGGGGAAAACTAAGGGCCGATATGGGGCATCCCAAACCTTTTAACCTGAAAATGATCGGGGTGGGCAATGAACAATGGGATAGCCAGTACATAGCCCGTTATAAAATGTGGGAAACCGTGCTGAAGACCAAACACCCTGAGATCAAACTGGTATCCGGCACAGGTCCGTCACCTGACGATGAGCGCTTTCACTATGCGTGGTCCCAGCTGAAAGGTTCCAAAGCCGACCTGGTAGACGAACATTATTATATGGCGCCTGACTGGTTCCTGCATAATGCTTCCCGCTACGATAATTACGATCGTAAAGCGCCCCATATCTTTGCAGGGGAATATGCAGCCCACATCAGGGATAAGGAGAAAGATCAGCCTGAAAGCCGCAATACCTGGGGGAGTGCCCTGGCCGAAGCCGCATTTATGACCGGCCTGGAAAGAAATGCGGATGTGGTGAACATGGCTTCGTACGCACCGCTGCTGGCTCACGTGGACGCATGGCAGTGGCGCCCTGACCTGATCTGGTTTGACAACCTGCGATCTGTAGGTACGCCAAATTACTACGTACAGAAGCTATTTGCCAACTACAAAGGCACAAACACCGTTCCTGTTACAGAAAATGGGAAGGTCCTCACTGGGCAGGACAGCATTTACGCCAGTGCTACCATTGACGCAACCAAACACCAGCTGTTGCTGAAAGTGGTAAATGCTTCCACAGCTGCCCGTCCTTATAAGATCCGGCTGGATGGTGCTACGACTACCAAAGAGGCTGCTGTACAACAGATCCTTACCGCTACGGACAAACTGGCTATCAATACTTTGGACCAACCGTTACAGGTAGCTCCATTGCAGCAAAAGCTGACTGTTACAAAAAACAGTGCCAGCGTAACCCTGCAACCGGCCTCTGTGAACGTTTTTGTGATCCCATACAAGTAATAAAATACTCTTCCCATTCAGCCCATTTTTCTGCCGGTGGTAGAAAAATGGGCTTTTGTATATTTATTGAACAGCATGGCACGTTTTTTAGTTAAATTAGTAACGGATGAGTATCTGTCTTGAAATGTTCTTTTATGTTCAACAAACTCATATTCTTTTGTTTCTTTGTTTGTAAGTGTGCTCCTATACAGGCACAGGACTCTCTTCCACGGTGGAGCCTCCAGAACTGCCTGGATTATGCAAAAACGCATAATATCACACTGAATAGCTTACGCCTGAACCGCAGTATTTCTGAACAGGACCTCTTATTATCCCGGTCGGCAGTATTACCCGGCGTATCTGCTTCCCTTGCACCTTCCGTGACCTATTCCAAGGTGACTGACACGAATGGCGACCTCAGATCCCGGGTGACTACCTCGGGCTCTACGTCGGCCAGTGCTTCCGTTACCTTATACAATGGTGGGTATCTCAGAAATGATATTAAGCAAAAGCAGTTGCTGGTGCAGGTGGCTGGTCTGGACCTGGCGGCTTCAGTAAATGATATTACCCTGAGCATAACTGAGGCCTACCTGAATATACTGCTGGCAAAGGAGAACATTGTGTATGTCAGGGATGTAGTAGCTACGTCGGAAGCCCAGGTAAAACAAGAACAGCAGTTCTACGATGCGGGTACGGTGGCACTGAAGGACCTTATTCAGTTGCAGGCGCAATTAGCCAATGATAAATATACCCTGGTGGCGGCGGAGAATACCCACCGTCAAAATATGCTGACGCTAAAGCAAATATTGCAATTGCCACCGGATACGGGTTTTACCGTGGTGGAACCGGATACAATTATGTCTAATCCTGTGTTGACCACTTTGTCAGAAGCAAGGAAAACAGCATTGGATAATCGTCCTGAAGTGAAAAGTAGTGAGCTGAGTGTGGAATCGGCTAAAATAGGGGTACTGAAAGCCCGTTCCGGTTACCTGCCTACATTGTCAGCAGGAGCAGGGATAGGGACCAGTTATACAGATAACAGTTACTATTCATTCATGCGGCAGATGGACAATAATTTCTACCAGCAAATAGGGGTGACGCTCTCCGTGCCCATCTTCAGCAGGCGGACGAATAAGGTAAATGAAGCACTGGCAAAACTGGAAGTGGGGCAGGCGGAACTCACGTTGCAGAATACACGTACTACCTTGTCTTACGACGTAGAGCAGGCTTATATCAATGTGCTCAATGCCCAGTCACAATATGATGCGGCTGTAGAGCAATTGCGGTATACACAGGAAGCCTACCGCATAGCGAATGAGCAATTGAAGATCGGCGCTACCAATACAACGGAAGTGCTGGTGCAGAAAAATCTCTATGTACAGGCGTTACAGTCTTATATACAGGCTAAGTATAGTTCCGCGCTGTATATCAGAATCTATGATTTCTACAGGGGAGTACCTGTTACATTGTAAAATTTGTATAAACTGATATAGGATGAATAAAAAGGTCCTTATAATTATATTGGTCGTGGTGGCTGTATTAGCCGTATGGTTTTTCTTTTTTAGAAAGAAAGAGAAACTGGTGATGATTGAAACGGAAAAGCCCCAATACGGTCATATCTATACAAGCGTCACAGCGACGGGATATGTGCAGCCGGTAGATACGGTTACAGTAGGTACGCAGGTATCTGGTACGCTCAAGTACATATATGCAGACTTTAATTCGCAGGTGAAGAAAGGCCAATTGATCGCTGAGCTGGATAAGGTATTGTTGCAGGCAGAGGTGGATCGGACCAAAGGTAACCTGGCCAGTTCGCAGAGTCAGCTGGTCTATGAAGAAGCACAGTTCAAAAGAGAAGAACAACTATATAATGTTGGTGCGGTGAGCAAGGCTGACTATGACAATGCGAAGTACCTTTACCAGGCGGCGAAAGCAGGTGTGGAAAGTG
This Chitinophaga sancti DNA region includes the following protein-coding sequences:
- a CDS encoding alpha-L-arabinofuranosidase C-terminal domain-containing protein, whose product is MRYKLHRCLTALLLSGTISVAQTLTVKVNTPQHTVQPTMWGIFFEDINFSADGGIYAELVKNRSFEFAQPLQGWKVIKEASNGKVLIVNRAPENAANPRYVHITAAGNFGLFNEGFRGMGFKKGETYNFSVLAGNTTGNLTIKVVLLNDKGTPIGTATVGTPGKDWKRYTTSITAGETVAKGGLQVFFEGNGTVDADMFSLFPANTWKQRPGGLRTDLVQLLVDLHPGFVRFPGGCIVEGKDLVNRYQWKKTVGPIEDRTLIVNRWNTEFPYRAPGDYYQSYGLGFFEYFQLSEDIGAEPLPILNCGMACQFNTGEVAADEDVPAYIQDALDLIEFANAGTDTKWGKLRADMGHPKPFNLKMIGVGNEQWDSQYIARYKMWETVLKTKHPEIKLVSGTGPSPDDERFHYAWSQLKGSKADLVDEHYYMAPDWFLHNASRYDNYDRKAPHIFAGEYAAHIRDKEKDQPESRNTWGSALAEAAFMTGLERNADVVNMASYAPLLAHVDAWQWRPDLIWFDNLRSVGTPNYYVQKLFANYKGTNTVPVTENGKVLTGQDSIYASATIDATKHQLLLKVVNASTAARPYKIRLDGATTTKEAAVQQILTATDKLAINTLDQPLQVAPLQQKLTVTKNSASVTLQPASVNVFVIPYK
- a CDS encoding TolC family protein, which produces MFNKLIFFCFFVCKCAPIQAQDSLPRWSLQNCLDYAKTHNITLNSLRLNRSISEQDLLLSRSAVLPGVSASLAPSVTYSKVTDTNGDLRSRVTTSGSTSASASVTLYNGGYLRNDIKQKQLLVQVAGLDLAASVNDITLSITEAYLNILLAKENIVYVRDVVATSEAQVKQEQQFYDAGTVALKDLIQLQAQLANDKYTLVAAENTHRQNMLTLKQILQLPPDTGFTVVEPDTIMSNPVLTTLSEARKTALDNRPEVKSSELSVESAKIGVLKARSGYLPTLSAGAGIGTSYTDNSYYSFMRQMDNNFYQQIGVTLSVPIFSRRTNKVNEALAKLEVGQAELTLQNTRTTLSYDVEQAYINVLNAQSQYDAAVEQLRYTQEAYRIANEQLKIGATNTTEVLVQKNLYVQALQSYIQAKYSSALYIRIYDFYRGVPVTL